Genomic segment of Juglans microcarpa x Juglans regia isolate MS1-56 chromosome 7S, Jm3101_v1.0, whole genome shotgun sequence:
atgcgATGGTTtttctatccaaacaagcctaTAGTGAAAAAAGTACGAGAAATCTTAAcatgaaaaaatcaattttttttatagtgttttttttattttcttttgcttacACACATTAAAATTGTATCAAACTGTATCCATTACTCTAATGAATCTTACTGCAAGTCATGCCTCTAAACAACAATTTATAAGTAGCAAAATCTTTGAAGCAAAACTGCAATTGATGCACTCCTAATTTGGTGACAAAAATTCCATTAATTGCAGTATTGAAAGTTATTGGGAGTGGGGGATTTCCTAGTCCCTACACATGTATCCATGATATTGCAtttaaaatgaaacaaagaaagtaaaaatatcAACCTTCCAGCATTCCAAAGTACTAATCCTATTTTGCAAAAGAGTCACTAATTAACTACAACTCTTAGCCATGCAGGACTACTTCTAGTGTCGATGGAGCCATTAATTAGCTAGAAAGAATTTCTCCTGATCACTGACTCTAAAACCTTTCCACAGAAAGAACAGCATCtgcaacatatatacatacaataattCATCCATAAGAATGTACTAAGAAAACAAtgtatcaaaaaattaaaaataaataaatttagttcTCAAGAATACAATAAAGAGGTCATGGATGGAGTACTTACATGGCAACACCACAGCATTCTGTCCTGCAGAATTCGAGACAGTGGCTGCACCACATCATCCTAGTATTGCTAATTTTCCTTTGTGAACATCTGAAACACACGACAACTTTACTCTTTTGTACTATCTTAGAACTAAGTCAAAGACTTTTTTGTGAAAGCAAAGGAAAGGAACCTGAAATTATACCTTTCAATGATCTTATTCTTGTCAGTTGCTTTCTGGGAACATTCAGTTGGAACTTTGCTTTCAGGGATTGAGGGACTCGAAGAACAACTGGAATAGTCTGGTTCTGTTGCATCTactagcttcttcttcttctccttctccttctttaCTCTTTTCATTCTCTTCTGTCTGGCTTTAATCAAGTAAGAACTTTTCCTAGCACCAACTTCTGCAAGAACCTTTCCACATGTAGGACAGGAACTGCAAAACATACAAACAGCCTTGATTCTTGAGAATATCGAAAGGAGCTGAAAACACACCAAAATACTCGAACTTCAGAAAACAATTGGGAATGTTTTTGGTGGATTATAATAAAAGTTTCacaacaaacttttttttaacctttatGGAATGAAAATATAACATGAAAGGATTCCAGAacaggtttttctttttctttcttttttttttttaacaagtaaatATGACGTTTATAGTCTTACAATGTGCAAAAGTCATGTGCACTCCTAGCTTTTAAAAAAGGTGAATAAATTTAGAAATCATatgaaaagattatttttttaataatagattctattttttttaatttacatatgATAAAACTGTATTTAGCAATaaccttataaaaataaaagagaagtaTCTCAAATCTAGGTCAAGTGttgagattaataaacttgaatttGGGAATTGCTAGGTAGACCTAGGATTTCAAGTACAACCAAGGATTCTAGAATAGGTTTAAGATTAATGGCCGACGTCGAAAAGTACTCATCTTAAGATTAGTCTGGATCACGAGAAAAGACATCATAAAACCTTCTATAAAATAGGCCGCTAATTGAGAAGCAGCGACGAGAATACTACTTACATGAAGCCAAACATGCATACTTCGTCGCAGCTTCTTTGGCAATGATTGCACCATTCCATTGCGACTGTCCGCTAACCTCTCTCGAATGTGACTTTGTGTAACGCTTCGGTCCCGAATGGAGTCGAGGAGTTACTACCTGTCGCCTAAATCCTTTTTcacaatacaaataaatattccaaaaactccataaacatatcctcatacattttcaaaaactcCATAACCATAAATATGACAACTCAAGGCTTAATGTCAACATCCCAATAAATCTAGTCAATACAATTGATCAATCTACAAAATAATAACCTTTCAATAATCTCAGTACTTATTCCCTACACTTAGCAATCTTGTATCCACTTTCTATTCTCGATCCTCAATCTAAGCATtcacttcatttgaaaaatattgtaaaaataatgaGTGAGTCATCAATAACTTAATAAGTAGAGAATATATgctaatatgtaaacattagcattttcacagaattcagaatgtagaaacaaaacacttcagtttcaatatgcaaatctcaaacctacatattatcaaaaaatcagAGCTACACTTCAaactattcatattcaaaaaaccaatttttcttatcCAAAGACCCCTCTAGCACAACATGACTAAATatattcatcttatcatatcatatcaaagcattatatcagaacagagaccatgtttaactcctgtgatagggttgtgcattctgcggAGAGCCGAGTataacataaatcaccatgctactaaagcgattgcactcagagtagacatcactattatatcctaaaatagggctagaggtcactattatatcccgtgacaaggccagaggtcactattgtgtCCCGTGACAGGGTCAAagatcactattatatcccgtgacgtgacagggccagaggtcacaaTTGCATCCCTTGACAAGGCCAaaagtcactattatatccagTGATAGGACCAGATATCAtagcaaaacaaaatcagaatcaccatatcagaaccAGAATCAGAGTcataacagaatcagaaagtcatgccaaaggtttttcagatgccacatcatatcaaaacagagtgctgaaattcagatcatttcaaaattttcaaaacagattcagaacatcttcatgtcacatgaaaaaattatcaaattttcatattcgctcatttttctcattttaataaaaaaatgtcaaaaataagttcatgtcaATGCCAGTCATGTCAGCAAATACTTTATTCTAATaaagaatttcatgagtaatgcagaacaaatatctgaggtcgTTTCAATTTTagtttcataacaaaatatacatattttccaaaaatcaacaccaacccattttatttttatgtaaaatctagTATAAGAACTCCGCTTATCTagatattttaactttttagaatatttcaaaaatagtaccgaacaaataataataatcacttataaaataaacacgtaacttatttaaatctctaatcaaatccatattttgatatttaagctcGAAATACTAAAATATCCTATTTTACCTAATTGTCTATAATTATCTTAactttaaaatatcatttcttcctaAATTTCATCGATATCATTTAACTCCTCCGAACAAtacattaattctaaaataGTTCTGTAAAATATAATTCTTGTAGCAATATAAAGCGAGACTATGCCcagttaaaacattttaaaaattttctgcAAACCAGTTGAGGCCCATGCTACAATTCacgtccaaaaataaaaatacattcgGCTTATAACTAAGGGCATAAAAGTATGACAGATCCTTACCGAGAGGGCTTCGTGTGGCGGCGGCCTGGGTGAGTTTCTACGGCGGCGTGTCTGGGAGCAGCGGCAGCGCACTGTGGgagtgagagagaaagtgatgagagagagagagagagcaccgTGTGAGGAGAAGTGAGCTGTTATCGAGGGAGAGCGGTGGCTTGGGGTGCCGCGCGGCGGATCGCGGAGTGGCACGTGAGTGACGGAAGGGTGGCTGGTCGGCGTCGCTGGGCTTCACCGTGCCGCGGCTGGTGGCACCTAACGGGACCGAGAGCTAGGGGAATGGGGCTCCTCTGTTTCGGTATGGTGAGAACAGGGCACACCCGTCAATGGTTTTCGGTGGCTGGCCACTGAGGTGAAGGGCGGAGGCTTAAGCGGCTGGTGGTTGAGGtgagaaaaagagaagttgtATGGCTGGTTCTCGTGAAGTGGCTCTCGGTGGGTGGGAAAACAGGGGACAACGGGCTGAGTATGGGGTATAATGGTGGTGCACGGCAGCAAAGAGGAGAAGCTTCGCAGTGAGCTACGGTTTCGCGTGGCTGGGCAGCGGCTAAGCAGGAGTGTTACGGTGCAAACGTTGAACGTGGCTGAGCCGTGGCTTTCTCTCAGTCCGCACGTCAAGGTGCAGCGGCGGAAGGCTGAATGGGTCGTTTCCTACGTACTGTGACGAGGTTCtctatacgtatatatatatatatatagatgactAGAATCCCtatagaaaaagagagaaagaggcgTGCATGCAGTGGGAACGGAAGTGTTGGAGCCGTGCATGCAGTGAATAAAACGGGCGTGAAACGTGATCAATACCGTGTGTGAAGGGAAGGGTAAAACTGAAAGTTTACATGAATATGTGGGTAAATATAGATGCCTTACCGTGAACCCTAGTGGGATGGAAGAGTGCATGGCGTGGAGAACGTGCCTGGTGGGGGAGTTTCTAAAGAGATTTTTACGTTGGGTCTCTCAgttttagagaaagaaaaatgctaatctGACGCCTAATTTGACatctcattttgacacctcttatgttttaatttttttttacttaatagttaagaaaataattattagtgtattgatattttttttatattttttaaaaatatttaaaaatgataaaagaatgtgaataagaaaattagaaaaaaataagaagatgaaTTTGTACTAAGTAGCACGCCCAGTAGTCAATGTTGGACAACAGCCTAGCACTACTCTTAGAGAAAATGGGTCTCTTACCCGTATTTTCATGAGTGAGCactaagtatttaataaataaataaataaaaagcttCAACTCGACTgtttaaaaataatccaatttgtCCGGTAAATCTTTAGGGCAAACTCTcgaataaaaatgattttcacttggtccattaaaatattttgaccaaaatttcaagttcaataaaaattcatatactgccaaaaataaattttagaccCGTGacctattaaaaaatacttattaaaaaaatttacagtgGACTCTCTATGCATCTTAACcatgataaaaaagaataaaataaaaaaatagaacccACCTTGGCCTAGGCTTGGTGCTTGGCCAGGTGTTACACCAGAAAATACCTGAAAAAGAAAGACTATTGCTATCCTTATATAAGAATCTTATATAAGAATCAATGTGGTTTCCAAGTAACAGTAGGAGTTGTTTTCCTTTGTTAACTAGGAAAGTACTTGCTTTCCTAATATGCAATTAAGGTAGCGTACTGGAGAGGATCGCAATTcgcaagaaaaaaagaaaaaaaaaaaaaaggaccctCATTCCGAAGACTTGGGGAGTAAGAAACTAATATATGATATAGCATATCGAAAAATGATATTGATTTCATAAGCCTTGttcaatatctttaaaaaaaaaagtgaataaatagaagatttatataaaaaaaaaaatttaaaaatggatcccactcttttttaaaataattacatggtACTTACATATTTcacgactgtatatagcattacttataaaatatctatcacaagaaatagaaaaatacaaatGCAAATGAATAGGGGTgtcaaaaaaaattagaaaaccgGTTGAACCGAATCGGTGAGGAACGAAtctaccggttcggtccggtttgtATGCGGTTCAGTGTGGTATCAATTCTTAAGAATAGAAACCGGTTTTAAACCGGTGCAGTacatgttttcatattttgaaaattagtttAAACTAAACCGGACcagtaaatatatttataattttttatattatattatacatatatattatatgctaaatcattaattaagataacatgaaattctaatcatATTATTCCAATCTATTCATCTTATAATacaaaaattatcttataatttttaataatgacatagcaattttaattttataatataaaattaatataacataaaattttaaaaatatattctaataatattttattcaatttttaacttttatttcaactcatctcatctcatatacaaaaacaaatgacgcttaatcttaaatataaacattaatattaagttattaatgtaaacttacttttatatatatatatatataataaatatattttttgcataataaattataatataaatatattctttttggaaGTACATTTTTAAAATCGACAGAATATGGCCTTTACCGGCATTTATCTTAGCGCCGCAATTGAAATCGATGGAATTTCGAACTAATTATGACGACATTAATGTGTGCCACAGAATTAAGGCGTGACTTGCGTAGATGGGCGCCAGTGAACAGTGTTTCGTTCTATTGCAGcaggtt
This window contains:
- the LOC121240877 gene encoding uncharacterized protein LOC121240877, whose amino-acid sequence is MEWCNHCQRSCDEVCMFGFISCPTCGKVLAEVGARKSSYLIKARQKRMKRVKKEKEKKKKLVDATEPDYSSCSSSPSIPESKVPTECSQKATDKNKIIERYNFRFLSFAFTKKSLT